The Solanum lycopersicum chromosome 9, SLM_r2.1 genome window below encodes:
- the LOC138338604 gene encoding uncharacterized protein: protein MDDRLRDFTGLNPPIFIGSKTSQDPQEFVNEVHKILVAMGAINTEKAELAFYQLKDVAQTWYAASLVSNSMDKISRLLTGINGNLEEEYRSAMLHDNIDISKFMVNVQQADPSHGGHRNNFGVCEKPSFKKRQQSLGNSNSQRSKTPRGGRPEPKRGNGGEIQRPKKNCAKCGRAHSGECRHGTNACFGCCKSGHMVGDCPQNRGQARSNAHPRPNPHSIAATKPPKRNIFYALKGREEREKSANVVIGMLQVFTTSVYALLDSGSTFSFVTPLLAITFEILPEVLHDPIVTKEENEQHLRLTLQVLRQHHLYVKFSKCEFRLRSVTFLGHVVSDQGVEVDPRKTEAAKNWPIPLLPLTFVAFWDWRVITAALTKKKSSLKGRRLVRTVSKSSLQPRFLLCLSVAGKVIVYASTQLKVHEKNYPTHDLDLAAVVFSLKLWRHYLYRVHIDVFTDHKSLQMSMGSTTHIEDEKKKLAKEVHTLDRLVVRLADSTSGGVSVHPSSESSLVVEVKKGQHLDPVLMELKDLMSLKMNESFALGGDAKLSLLHISGNLSGKAWVRRGSWDEHLPLIEFSYNNIYHSSIGMTPFEALYGRRFRSPVWWFEVGELSIFGAEIIQEALEKVRAIMDRLATAYS from the exons ATGGATGATAGGCTGCGAGACTTCACGGGGTTGAACCCTCCTATTTTCATAGGGTCTAAGACATCACAAGATCCTCAGGAGTTTGTGAATGAAGTACATAAGATTCTGGTGGCTATGGGGGCTATAAATACTGAGAAGGCTGAGCTGGCTTTCTAtcagctcaaggatgttgcacagacttg gtatgctgCTTCCCTGGTGTCGAACAGCATGGATAAGATAAGCAGGTTACTGACAGGAATTAATGGAAACCTAGAGGAGGAGTATCGTtctgcgatgctccatgataatatCGACATTTCCAAGTTTATGGTGAATGTCCAACAG GCAGATCCCAGCCATGGAGGCCACAGAAACAATTTTGGCGTTTGTGAGAAGCCCAGTTTCAAGAAGAGGCAACAGAGTTTGGGGAATTCTAACTCTCAGAGGAGTAAAACACCTAGAGGAGGCAGACCTGAACCCAAGaggggcaatggaggtgagataCAGCGTCCTAAGAAAAATTGTGCTAAGTGTGGCCGAGCTCACAGTGGAGAGTGCAGACATGGCACTAATGCCTGCTTCGGTTGTTgtaagagtggacacatggtcGGAGACTGTCCACAGAACAGAGGTCAGGCTAGAAGTAATGCTCATCCTAGGCCTAACCCACATAGTATAGCAGCAACCAAGCCTCCCAAGAGGAACATATTCTATGCCCTGAAAGGCAGGGAGGAAAGGGAGAAGTCCGCTAATGTGGTCAtaggtatgctgcaagtattcacaacttctgtttatgctcTACTTGATTCAGGATCTACGTTTTCCTTTGTGACTCCTCTTCTTGCTATTACTTTTGAAATACTACCTGAagttttgcatgatcctatagtg accaaggaagagaatgaacaacatttgagactaaccttgcaggtacttagacaacatcactTGTATgtcaaattcagcaagtgtgaattcaggctgagatcagtgaccttcttGGGTCATGTTGTATCGGATCAAGGTGTTGAGGTGGACCCCAGGAAGACTGAAGCTGCTAAGAACTGGCCAATCCCCTTACTCCCATTGACATTCGTAGCTTTCTGGGATTGGCGGGTTATTACCGCAG CTTTGACGAAGAAGAAATCCAGTTTGAAAGGACGGAGACTTGTGAGAACAGTTTCCAAGAGCTCACTTCAGCCCCGGTTCTTACTttgcctaagtgtg gctgGTAAAGTGATAGTCTATGCTTCCAcacaactcaaggttcatgaaaagaattatcccactcatgacctggatTTAGCAGCTGTGGTATTTTCACTGAAgctatggaggcattatctgtaTAGAGTGCATATTGATGTGTtcacagatcataagagtctcca gatgagcatggggagtACAACCCACATTGAGGACGAAAAGAAGAAGTTGGCAAAAGAGGTACACACACTAGACAGACTGGTTGTGCGATTGGCTGACTCTACTAGTGGtggtgtttcagttcatcctagttctgaatcatccttggtagttgaagtcaagaagggtcagcatcttgatcctgtgttgatggagttgaaggactTAATGTcgttaaaaatgaatgagtctttcgCTTTGGGAGGTGATG CGAAGCTTAGTTTACTTCACATTTCTGGAAATCTTTCCGGAAAAGCTTGGGTACGCAG agGTAGCTGGGATGAACACctgcctttgatagagttctcgtataataatatcTATCACTCTAGCATTGGGATGACAccgtttgaggcattgtatggtaggaggtttAGATCTCCAGTttggtggttcgaggttggagagttaTCCATTTTTGGTGCAGAGATCATTCAGGAGGCCCTAGAGAAGGTTAGAGCGATTATGGACAGGTTGGCTACTGCTTATAGCTGA